TTTTTGATGGAATGAATAGGCGACGTGAACAGCAAAATGCACGTATCATGATTGAAAACAGTGAACTAATGGCGGAGCAATATATTTCTTCATTAAAAACTGATTTGGCAAATCTTTGGCTCGCATATACAAATAATATCCGTCTCTGGGAACTTGAAAGGCGCAATCAGATTGTTGCAAGCAGTAACTTTGAAATTGCTATGGAAAGATACAGGTTGCGCGAACTTTCGGGAATAGAATTAAGAGAAGCTCAGCTTGGTCTCTTAGAGTCTGAAGAACGGTTACTTACAGCTGTTTATAACATAAAAATTTGTGAAATATCTTTACACTTGCTGAGTGGAAGTATTATTGAAAAAAGTTTTTAAGGATATAATTTAAAGCGGAAGTAAATTTTTCACTAATAGAACAATTCTTAAATCCATTCATAAATAAAAAATAAATCTTTAAAATCAAATGCATGTTATTATGTTTACCAAAATAATTAATAGAAAATCGAAATTAATATCACTATTGCTTGTTGTAATTATATTATCGGCTTGCAACAATTCAGCAGTAAAAAAGAAACTCAATGTTCCTGAAAAACCTGATTATGCGCTGAAAGAATTTTGGTTTGGAGATATTAATCAAGAGTTTGATAAAAAAATTGATATTTTCTATGTTTATCCAACAGTTATCTTTGATGAAAAAGATGAAAATGGAAATGAAATCTATTTAGCTGATATTTCAAAGAAAGAGATTCGCGATGCTGCGTTTTCCAATCAAAATTACAATAATAATGTTTACGCCGGTGATAAATATAATTTCTTTGCTCCTTTCTATCGTCAGATTTCATTTAATACTTATGGTTTAAACAAAGAAGTTTTTCAGGAGTACCGAAAAATTGCCGTACAGGATATTTTGGATGCTTTCAGATATTATATGGAAAATCTCAATAATGGCAGGCCGTATTTTCTTCTCGGACATAGTCAGGGTTCAAGCATGTTAATCGAACTTTTAAAATATGGTATTGAAGATGATGAATTTGAAAGAATGGTTGCCGCTTACACCATAGGTTACTCTTTATCAAATGATGAAATTAAGAATTTTGAAAATCGACTTATTCCGGCAAAGGACAGTTGTGACTTGAATTGTGTCATTCTTTTCAATTCTCTTACAAATATTAATGCAAGAAGCATGACGATGCCTAAAAACGACATATGTATTAACCCGTTGATTTGGACTACAGACACAACATTTGCACCGCGTGAACTTCATTTAGGTTATTCGATGTATAATAAAAAACAACAAAAATATATAATAACCCCAAATATAACCGGAGTATATATTCAGGATAATTATCTGATTTGTCCAGATATAGATCCTTATCAATGTTTTCAAGAGGAATTCAAGGAATCATTTCCGTTAGGCAATTTACATTTTATGGATTCCTGGCTCTACTCCGAAAACTTAAAACAAAATATGGAATGTCGTGTTAGAAAATTACAAATGAGTAATTAATTATACAGAAGGAAGACTAATATAATTTATGAAATATCTTTAATTTAAGATTTTCGAAATTTTTATGATTGCATTTTTATTCCGATTACTCCTACTAATATCATGGCGGCAAAAAATAATCTCCAGAATGCTGCAGATTCTCCAAAGAATAGTATTCCTATTGTCAGTGTAGATACAGCACCTATTCCGGCCCAAACAATATATGCTGTGCCTATTGGAATTTCTTTTTGAGCAAAATACAGTAAAGTAACACTTAAGGCCATTGAACATACAGCCATTAATATTCCCCAGAACTTCACCTGCATAGTTTGAGATAATTTCAGTCCGATTGCCCAACCCATTTCAAAAAAACCACCTAAGATTAATAAAAACCAATGCATAATAAAATCAAAAATTTTGTGCAAAGATAATTCTATTTAATTAAGAAGCGGTTGATGACTGATGATAATTTTTAGGTAAGATAGAGAATTCGATATGTATTTTACTTTCTAAGTCCAAAATAAATTCCATATTATAATTTCATAATCGTAAAAGGTATAAATAATGAAAAATCAACAATTAAAAAATATTATTTTTGCTTAACATACTCGAATAATTGTCAATTACTAATCTTCAAATATTAATTAAATAATTATTTTTGCGTGGAAAAATGAATAATATAGTTTCAGAACATAATAAGCAAGAATATCCGCCGATGCATACGGCAGAACATATTTTAAATCAAACTATGGTACGAATGTTCGGTTGCGAAAGATCGAGAAATGCTCACATTGAACGTAAAAAATCGAAATGCGATTATAACTTAGAAAGTGTACCTTCCGATGAACAAATAAAACTAATAGAGAAAAAGGTTAATGAGATTATTTCTCAAAATCTTATTGTAATTGTGAAATATGTATCTTTTGATGAAGCAAAAGATATTGTTGATCTAACAAAATTGCCAGAAAATATAACTGATAAAGTTCGGATTGTAATGATAGGCGATTATGATATTTGTGCTTGTGTAGGTGCACATGTTAATAATACTTCGGAAATCGGAATATTTATGATTACTTCACATGATTTTGAAAATAATCGATGGAGAGTAAGATTTAGACTCATAGAAGGATAATACTAGGAATATATACACAAAGATTATTTGCTATTTATATTTGTTTATTTATCATTTAATTGCAGTATAAAATATTCAATTGTCATTACGACTTTGATAAAAATTAGATAACAACTACCGATATTGTCAACTATGAATTTTTATAATTACGATAAGGATGATATGTACTTATTTTGTAATTGATGTGGTCTGTAATTTACGTAGAAGGACAGAGATTTAAAGTTCAGGGTGTTTACGTTGTATATTTTTTTATTTGGAATATCATGGAGAAGATATGAGAATTAATTATCATATATTTAAGAATTCCAATTTAATAAAATAGGAATTTTTAGTAAGTTTGTAAATAGATGCTGATGATTGAAAAAAAATCAACTTAGAAAGTGATCGCAATTATTTAAAGTAATATGTGATTCAAAACCTGTTGCAAGCATGTTTTGACTATTATAAAATAAAAAAAGATAATTATTAACTGTTAATTATTAATTATTAATTACCTTTGCAATCACTGTTGGGGGTGCCGACAGATTGTTGTGCTGAGAAAATACCCCATGAACCTGACATGTTTAATTACAGCGTAGGGAAACGGTAAGAGTTGAAAAACACTTATTTAATAAACCGTTTCTTTGTGGAAGCGGTTTTTTTATTGACTGTATTAATTGTTGGGATTAAATTTATCTATATTATTAATTAAATTTTTATCCTATGAAAGTAAACAAAGAAATTCTGATTAACAATTTAAATCAACTTAGAAAGTCTTCTCCTTTGGTTCACAACATTACTAATTATGTTGTGATGAATAACACTGCAAATGCTCTTTTGGCAATTGGAGCTTCGCCTATAATGGCGCATGCCACTAATGAGATGGAAGATATGGTTGCCATTGTATCCGCTTTGGTTATCAACATTGGTACTTTGAATGATGAGTGGGTTAATGGAATGTTAATCGCCGGAAAAGCTGCAAAATTAAAAAATATTCCAATTATATTGGATCCTGTTGGAGCTGGAGCTACACCTTATAGAACAGACGTCTGTTTGAAAATAATTAAGGAATGTCAACCAGATATTTTGCGTGGGAATGCATCTGAAGTTATGGCGCTTAATAATAGCAATATAAAAACCAAAGGCGTTGATAGTTCCGTTAATTCCGATTGTGCTATTGAGGCTGCAAAATCTTTAGCTAATGAATATAATATGATTGTTTCTATTAGCGGTGAAACAGATTATATTACTAATGGTAATGAAATTATAGAAGTTACAAATGGTACTGAAATGATGACTAAAGTAACTGGTTTAGGTTGTTCCGCTTCAGCCTTAACTGGTGCTTTTGCTGCAATTAACCGAGATTACTTACAGGCTGCTGCTAATGCTATGGCAATTATGGGTATTGCTGGCGAAATTGCACTTTCTAAGTCTAGGGGACCAGGATCGCTTCAAATGAATTTTATTGATGAATTATATTTACTTTCCGAAAAAGAAATCAATCAATATCTAAAATAATATGGATTTAGATCTTAGTTTGTATCTGGTAACAGATAGAAAGTTATCATTGAATCGCCCATTAGAATGGGTTGTCGAAGAAGCTGTTAGAGGTGGTGTTACAGTCGTTCAATTACGTGAAAAAGATTGTGATACAAGAGAATTTGTGAATTTGGCAATTAAGCTGAAACAAATCCTATCTTTATATCATGTTCCTTTGTTAATAAATGATAGAATAGATATTGCCCTTGCAGCGGATGCAGACGGAGTTCATATCGGACAGTCGGATATGCCATATCATCTTGCAAGAAAAATTTTGGGATACAATAAAGTCATCGGATTATCCATAGAAAATTTTGAAGAAGCTGAGGAGGCAAATAAATTAGATGTTGATTATATTGCAGTATCTCCTGTCTTTTCTACACATACTAAAACAAATACCAAAATAGAATTCGGTTTTGAAGGAGTAAAAAAGGTTGTTGAGATATCTAAACATCCTGTTATTGGAATAGGTAACATTAACGTTACCAATATTCAAAAGATAATGCAAATGGGAGCAGACGGAGTTGCGGTTGTCTCAGCTATAATGTCGGCAACGAATATAGAAGAAGCTGCAAGAATACTTCAGTTAAAAATGAAAGAGTTATAAAAAGTTATAATTAGAACACAAAAAAATTAATTAAAAATAAATTTTTCTGATATTGAAATTACATAAAATCATAATCAGATCTAAACAAAAAAATAAATTATATATGAAATGGAGTGAAAAAACCTGGCAAGCAGTTGAAAAAATTTATGAAGAAATTTTAAATTTACCTTTTATTAAAGATTTATCTAAAGGAACTTTATCCGATGAAAGATTTAAATTTTACTTAATACAAGATGCTTTATATCTTAATGATTATAGCAGAACCTTAATGAATATTGCTTTGAAATTGCAAAATCCCGAGTATGGTGAAGCATTTATGAAGTTTGCTAATGATGGTGTAGCAGTAGAAAGAATTTTACACGAATCGTTTCTTAACGGACATGTACCTTCTAAGTCGGAAATGACTCCGACATGCAAATTATACACTTCTTACTTAGTAAGTAGTTTATATAATCCTCATATTGAGGTTTCTCTTGCAGCTGTTCTTCCATGCTTTTGGATTTACCAGAAAGTTGGTGAACATATCTACAATACAGCAGAAACCGAAAACAATAAATATCAAAATTGGATTAACACTTATGCTGATGAGTCATTTGCAGAATCGACTCAGAAAGCGATAGAAATATGCAATGTAATGGCAGATAATTGTAGCGAAGTTCAAAAACAGGAAATGACAGAAGCTTTTGTTTTAGCAACAAAAATGGAATGGATGTTTTGGGATAGTGCATACAGGCTTGAGAAATGGCCAGTATAATAATTGATGGATTATAATTTTCTTCATTTAGCTTATTACTTAATAATTTTAAACGAAATATTATTTTGTTATTTCGTTTATTAATTTAGAAATCAAAACTTTGAACCAAATATTATGAACTATAAAAGAGTATTAACAATTGCCGGTAGTGATTCAGGTGGTGGGGCTGGCATTCAAGCAGACATAAAAACTATGTCTGCTTGTGGTTGTTATGGAATGTCGGCAATTACTGCTGTTACGGTGCAAAACACATTAGGTGTTGAGAGTTTTATGCCTATCCCTCCGGATATTATAGAACAACAAATTGATGCGGTAATGATTGATATTGGTGCTGATGCGGTGAAAATAGGGATGCTTAGCTCTTCTGAAGTTATGTTGGCTGTAAAAAAAGCTTTGAAACCTTACGATCTTACGAATATCGTTTTAGATCCTGTTATGGTTTCAACTTCCGGACATAAATTGATGAATGATGAAGCAATTGATACATTAAAAAACGAGTTGTTAAATATGGCACGTATTATTACTCCTAATATTCCAGAAGCTGAAATTCTCCTTGGAGAAAAGATTACTCACCAAGATCAACTTCCTGAATTTGCAATGAAATTATCGAATAATAGAAATGTATCGGTGTTGTTAAAAGCCGGTCATCTTGATGATAAAATACTTATAGATGTTTTATATAATGCTGAGACTGATTCAATAACCAAATTAGGATCAAAACGCATTTACACAAAAAATACTCATGGTACTGGCTGTACATTTTCATCGGCATTAGCATCTTTTCTTGCTTATGGTTTGGACTTAGAAAGTGCCGTTGGAAAAGCAAAAGCTTATGTTTATTCTGCTATTGAAACTGGTGCGAAATATACTTTAGGAAAAGGACACGGTCCGGTACATCATTTTTATAGTTGGTGGGAATAAAAGAATTATTGATTCGATAAAAAATCAACTTAGAAAGTGAAATTTGTTATGTGAAATTTTTGAATAAAAGAGTTTTTGAGAAATAGACTTTTTATTTACTGATTCTTTTATCTTTTTATTGTTTTCGTACAAAATGAATTTTCCTTTTTTAGAGTATATTAATTGCTTATTATCAATTTTTAGTATGATAATATTTGTACTTGCTAAGTTGAATTCTGTTATTAACATTTTAATTTGGGAATTATTATCATACTTTAATTATCAATTAATTTATTATTTTTGCAAAAGTATTAACTAAAAGATGAATTATGAAAAAGTATGAATGCGAAGTATGTGGATATATTTATGATCCGGAACAAGGCGATCCTGATAGTGGTATAGCTCCCGGAACAGCTTTCGAAGATATTCCCGAAGATTGGGTTTGTCCGGTTTGTGGCGTGGATAAAAGTAATTTTAAGCCAATCTAATCATCAATTTGTATGGTATTATATAAATTGTAGGGATGTAACATATATATTCCTACAATTTTTTATAAATTTATTATAAGACGAAAGATTTATTAGATAGATAAGAACCATAAATTAATATGACATTAATTTATATATAAAATTGATTAATAGATGAAATTTCCGTAAGGAGAACGTATGCTTAACATTTTTTTGTCATTTTTCTCGCAATGCCCAACAATTTGAGTGTCGATATTAAATGATTTGCCGATGTCAATTAATGTAGAAGCGTATTTTTCAGAAATATAAATTTCAAGTCGGTGTCCCATATTAAAAGTTTTGTACATCTCATTCCAGCAGGTATTACTTTCTTTTTGAATCAAATCAAATAGGGGTGGAATAGTAAAAAGGTTATCCTTAACAACGTGAATATTATCATCAATAAAATGTAGAATCTTGGTTTGTCCGCCGCCGCTGCAGTGAATCATTCCGTGAATTTCGCTCCTAATCTCTTTAAATATAGCATTTAGAACCGGAAGATATGTGCGGGTAGGGGACAAAACTAATTTTCCGACATTAGTATTTACAATTGGATTTGTTAATTCTTTTGTGCCGCAATAAATTAAATTATACGGCACATCCGGATCATAGGACTCAGGATATAATTCTGCATATTTTTTACAAAAAACATCGTGACGTGCAGAGGTCAGCCCATTGCTACCCATTCCTCCGTTGTATTCTTTTTCATAGGAGGCAATTCCGTAGGAAGCAAATCCTACTATTACATCACCGGCATTTATTTTATCATTAGCAATAATTTTATTACGTTTTGCCCTTGCTGTAACCGTAGAATCAACTATAATTGTTCTTACCAGATCCCCAACATCAGCAGTTTCACCGCCTGTCGAATAAATATTTATGCCAAGATTTCTTAGCTCCTCAAGAAATTCTTCAGTACCTTCAATAATAGCAGAGATAATTTCACCAGGAATTAAAGATTTATTTCGTCCAATTGTCGATGATAATAAAATATTATCATCAATCCCAACACACATTAAATCATCAGTATTCATTACAATAGCATCTTGCGCAATACCTTTCCATACCGACATATCACCTGTTTCTTTCCAATATATATATGCCAATGAAGACTTTGTACCTGCACCGTCAGCGTGCATTATATTACAATATTCATCGTCATTACCCAGAATGTCTGGGATTATTTTACAAAAAGCTTTAGGGAAAATTCCCTTTGAAACATTTTTAATAGCTGTGTGCACATCTTCTTTACTTGAGGACACACCACGCAGCTCATATCTTGATTTATTGTTCATTATTCGAAGATTATCAATTGACTGCCTTCGTCAAAAATTACCATACCAACTCTATCTAAAGTTTTTTTGTTAAGAACGAGATCATAAGGGATTCTGCTATTTACAACAACCGGAACATTTTCAATTTCTTTATTGCCGAAACGTATAGTTTTGATAATGATTGTTGTTCTTTCTGCAATTTTACCTTGTGAGATAACTTTAGCCGGGTCACCTTCAATATCGTCAATAGTAATAACACCTTTTTGTAAGAACTCAACAGCTTTAGTATGTGAAATATAATTATCCGACATCTTTGGCTCGTATTCGAAATTCAATGTATAACCATTTGCGATACATTTGGATACTGTTTTATTGTCTTTTGTGATGATGTAATTGATATAGTTTTTATTAGGATCTACAACAATATTTATAATTCCTCGAACATCATCGATAGATTCGTTTTGAAGCGTTATTTCATCTGGAACGAAATCTTTACTGATAATTGTAAACTCGGTTCTACGATTGAGTTGATTGGCCGCATCCTTAGCCGATTGTGTAGGTAAATTATTGACGTACTCTTCATTAAGGGTTGTGCCTCCCGAGAAAAATTGTCCGTTTACGGTGTAATCTTTATGGAGTGTACGTGGTTTACGTTCACCGTAACCCTTTGCAACTAATCTTCTCGAATTTATACCACGATCAATTAAATAAGCAACAACAGATTCGGCACGTTTCTGAGAAAGCGCATCGTTACTTTCAATAGAACCTATCATGTCGGTATGGGAGGCTAATTCGATAACAATATTCGGATTCAAATTCAAGGTTGTAATAAGACCTTGCAGTGAATCCTGATATTGAGGTTTTAAATCCCATTTAGCAAAATCATAAAGGATATCGGGTAATACTACAGGTTGGTCAGGAATAGGGGACAAGGTAAAATCTCTTATAAAATTTTCACTTTTGGTTAGACCAACAGTTGTTTCCTTACCTGTAATTGTCAAATAATTATTTTTTTCAATTGTAATGTCATAAGTTGTTTCCGGTTTTAATTGTGATTTCGAAAAGACATATTCACCTTTATTATTTGTAATTGATTGAATAATACTACCATCTGTGCCGGTTAAAACTACTTTAACTCCATTTATATATTGCAGAGTCTTTTCATCCGTGATAGTACCTGTTAATGTAAACTCAATAGGAGGAACTATAAATCCGTAAATATCATCGTTACCTTTTCCACCTTTTCTATTAGAACTGAAATAACCTTCATTTCTTTCGGGACGGAATAAAATTCCGAAATCATCAGCACTTGAATTTAATGGAGCACCTGCATTTATCGGTAACGATTTAGGGATTTTATTTCTATCTAAATAAACATAAAATAAATCTAATCCGCCTATACCCGGATGACCATCGGAAGAAAAATATAAGGTACTGTCATTCCTGAAATGAGGAAACATTTCATTTCCTTTAGTATTGACTTTATTTCCGAGATTAATTGGTGTTTCGAAATCGGAGTTAGTAGATTCGCGGGTTGCTATGTAAAGATCTTTCCCACCTAATCCTCCCATTCGGTCGGAAGCAAAAACTATAGTAAGTTCGTCATCAGTAAGTGTCGGATGACCTGTCACACAAGTACTATCGCCACCTAATTTGACTTCTTTGGGATCAGACCAAGTTTTACCATTACGTCTTGCTACATAAATTTTGCACCCTACATATATGTCTTTACTATCAGGGCAATAT
The nucleotide sequence above comes from Bacteroidales bacterium. Encoded proteins:
- the thiD gene encoding bifunctional hydroxymethylpyrimidine kinase/phosphomethylpyrimidine kinase, with translation MNYKRVLTIAGSDSGGGAGIQADIKTMSACGCYGMSAITAVTVQNTLGVESFMPIPPDIIEQQIDAVMIDIGADAVKIGMLSSSEVMLAVKKALKPYDLTNIVLDPVMVSTSGHKLMNDEAIDTLKNELLNMARIITPNIPEAEILLGEKITHQDQLPEFAMKLSNNRNVSVLLKAGHLDDKILIDVLYNAETDSITKLGSKRIYTKNTHGTGCTFSSALASFLAYGLDLESAVGKAKAYVYSAIETGAKYTLGKGHGPVHHFYSWWE
- a CDS encoding rubredoxin, whose product is MKKYECEVCGYIYDPEQGDPDSGIAPGTAFEDIPEDWVCPVCGVDKSNFKPI
- the thiE gene encoding thiamine phosphate synthase, which translates into the protein MDLDLSLYLVTDRKLSLNRPLEWVVEEAVRGGVTVVQLREKDCDTREFVNLAIKLKQILSLYHVPLLINDRIDIALAADADGVHIGQSDMPYHLARKILGYNKVIGLSIENFEEAEEANKLDVDYIAVSPVFSTHTKTNTKIEFGFEGVKKVVEISKHPVIGIGNINVTNIQKIMQMGADGVAVVSAIMSATNIEEAARILQLKMKEL
- the thiM gene encoding hydroxyethylthiazole kinase — its product is MKVNKEILINNLNQLRKSSPLVHNITNYVVMNNTANALLAIGASPIMAHATNEMEDMVAIVSALVINIGTLNDEWVNGMLIAGKAAKLKNIPIILDPVGAGATPYRTDVCLKIIKECQPDILRGNASEVMALNNSNIKTKGVDSSVNSDCAIEAAKSLANEYNMIVSISGETDYITNGNEIIEVTNGTEMMTKVTGLGCSASALTGAFAAINRDYLQAAANAMAIMGIAGEIALSKSRGPGSLQMNFIDELYLLSEKEINQYLK
- a CDS encoding DUF3089 domain-containing protein, whose translation is MFTKIINRKSKLISLLLVVIILSACNNSAVKKKLNVPEKPDYALKEFWFGDINQEFDKKIDIFYVYPTVIFDEKDENGNEIYLADISKKEIRDAAFSNQNYNNNVYAGDKYNFFAPFYRQISFNTYGLNKEVFQEYRKIAVQDILDAFRYYMENLNNGRPYFLLGHSQGSSMLIELLKYGIEDDEFERMVAAYTIGYSLSNDEIKNFENRLIPAKDSCDLNCVILFNSLTNINARSMTMPKNDICINPLIWTTDTTFAPRELHLGYSMYNKKQQKYIITPNITGVYIQDNYLICPDIDPYQCFQEEFKESFPLGNLHFMDSWLYSENLKQNMECRVRKLQMSN
- a CDS encoding TenA family protein, coding for MKWSEKTWQAVEKIYEEILNLPFIKDLSKGTLSDERFKFYLIQDALYLNDYSRTLMNIALKLQNPEYGEAFMKFANDGVAVERILHESFLNGHVPSKSEMTPTCKLYTSYLVSSLYNPHIEVSLAAVLPCFWIYQKVGEHIYNTAETENNKYQNWINTYADESFAESTQKAIEICNVMADNCSEVQKQEMTEAFVLATKMEWMFWDSAYRLEKWPV
- a CDS encoding OmpA family protein, which gives rise to MAKQITILTILLFFTTVAISQNRHIQAADKAFEEQYYTTAIEKYKKAYSKSKKNRTERARIASRLGDCYTYTSKMKNAEAQYRAAIRGKYDKRDSTVILRYANALRFNEKYDLAKEQYQTYLDIVPGDPLALAGLESCEKVMEWLANPDKCEIIPIKTINSKYSEFSPTWGDQSYTSILFTSSRESAKGKQNDEWTGERFSDIFMASFDVKGKWSQPVPIDEDNIVNTTANEGTPFSNYRGNRLYYTYCPDSKDIYVGCKIYVARRNGKTWSDPKEVKLGGDSTCVTGHPTLTDDELTIVFASDRMGGLGGKDLYIATRESTNSDFETPINLGNKVNTKGNEMFPHFRNDSTLYFSSDGHPGIGGLDLFYVYLDRNKIPKSLPINAGAPLNSSADDFGILFRPERNEGYFSSNRKGGKGNDDIYGFIVPPIEFTLTGTITDEKTLQYINGVKVVLTGTDGSIIQSITNNKGEYVFSKSQLKPETTYDITIEKNNYLTITGKETTVGLTKSENFIRDFTLSPIPDQPVVLPDILYDFAKWDLKPQYQDSLQGLITTLNLNPNIVIELASHTDMIGSIESNDALSQKRAESVVAYLIDRGINSRRLVAKGYGERKPRTLHKDYTVNGQFFSGGTTLNEEYVNNLPTQSAKDAANQLNRRTEFTIISKDFVPDEITLQNESIDDVRGIINIVVDPNKNYINYIITKDNKTVSKCIANGYTLNFEYEPKMSDNYISHTKAVEFLQKGVITIDDIEGDPAKVISQGKIAERTTIIIKTIRFGNKEIENVPVVVNSRIPYDLVLNKKTLDRVGMVIFDEGSQLIIFE
- a CDS encoding multidrug efflux SMR transporter, whose amino-acid sequence is MHWFLLILGGFFEMGWAIGLKLSQTMQVKFWGILMAVCSMALSVTLLYFAQKEIPIGTAYIVWAGIGAVSTLTIGILFFGESAAFWRLFFAAMILVGVIGIKMQS
- a CDS encoding phosphoribosylformylglycinamidine cyclo-ligase; translation: MNNKSRYELRGVSSSKEDVHTAIKNVSKGIFPKAFCKIIPDILGNDDEYCNIMHADGAGTKSSLAYIYWKETGDMSVWKGIAQDAIVMNTDDLMCVGIDDNILLSSTIGRNKSLIPGEIISAIIEGTEEFLEELRNLGINIYSTGGETADVGDLVRTIIVDSTVTARAKRNKIIANDKINAGDVIVGFASYGIASYEKEYNGGMGSNGLTSARHDVFCKKYAELYPESYDPDVPYNLIYCGTKELTNPIVNTNVGKLVLSPTRTYLPVLNAIFKEIRSEIHGMIHCSGGGQTKILHFIDDNIHVVKDNLFTIPPLFDLIQKESNTCWNEMYKTFNMGHRLEIYISEKYASTLIDIGKSFNIDTQIVGHCEKNDKKMLSIRSPYGNFIY